One Ranitomeya variabilis isolate aRanVar5 chromosome 5, aRanVar5.hap1, whole genome shotgun sequence DNA window includes the following coding sequences:
- the LOC143774072 gene encoding histone H2B 1.1-like: protein MPEPAKSAPAAKKGSKKAVTKTQKKDGKKRRKTRKESYAIYVYKVLKQVHPDTGISSKAMGIMNSFVNDIFERIAGEASRLAHYNKRSTITSREIQTAVRLLLPGELAKHAVSEGTKAVTKYTSAK from the coding sequence ATGCCTGAGCCTGCCAAGTCTGCACCAGCAGCCAAGAAGGGCTCCAAGAAAGCTGTGACCAAGACTCAGAAGAAGGATGGTAAGAAGCGGAGGAAGACCAGGAAGGAGAGCTATGCCATCTATGTGTACAAGGTGCTGAAGCAGGTCCACCCTGACACCGGCATCTCCTCCAAGGCCATGGGCATCATGAACtcctttgtcaatgacatctttgAGCGCATTGCAGGGGAAGCCTCCCGCCTGGCTCACTACAACAAGCGCTCCACCATCACCTCCCGGGAGATCCAGACCGCTGTGCGCCTGCTGCTGCCCGGAGAGCTGGCCAAGCACGCCGTGTCTGAGGGCACCAAGGCTGTCACCAAGTACACCAGCGCCAAGTGA
- the LOC143774073 gene encoding histone H2A.J-like, translating into MSGRGKQGGKARAKAKTRSSRAGLQFPVGRVHRLLRKGNYAERVGAGAPVYLAAVLEYLTAEILELAGNAARDNKKTRIIPRHLQLAVRNDEELNRLLGGVTIAQGGVLPNIQAVLLPKKTESSKVSSKSGKSK; encoded by the coding sequence ATGTCTGGACGCGGCAAACAAGGAGGGAAGGCCCGTGCTAAAGCCAAGACCCGCTCATCCCGGGCAGGACTGCAGTTCCCGGTTGGTCGTGTGCACAGACTTCTCCGCAAGGGTAACTATGCTGAGAGGGTGGGTGCTGGTGCTCCGGTCTATCtggctgctgtgctggagtacctgaCCGCCGAGATCCTGGAATTAGCTGGCAATGCCGCCCGGGACAACAAGAAGACCCGCATCATCCCCCGACACCTGCAGCTGGCTGTGCGCAATGACGaggagctgaacaggctgctgggtgGGGTGACCATCGCCCAGGGGGGCGTCCTGCCCAACATCCAGGCTGTGCTGCTGCCCAAGAAGACCGAGAGCAGCAAGGTGAGCAGCAAGTCAGGCAAGAGCAAGTGA